ttggggggaggTATTCTGCACAAAAtcgaaagaaaggaagaaaaaacgaaaaggaaagaaaaaaaaaagaatgaaaaaaaattaagaaaaaaaacatctccAGATATTTTGCAAGCATATGCGGTGGCTTGCTGAAACGCATCTCTTCAGCATAATAAAGATGAGTTGTGTTGTACCTcacttttgtttctgtttttaagTTCCTTAAGGCCgcttactttttttgtttttgtttttgtttttgttttttttgtggcggCTTCTTGTCGTCTGCTGATGTTGAATTgtcttccgtttttttttgttgttgtatttttactGTACCTACATTTGTTGTGTTCACAAATATCAGGTGTTATTTTGTCCCACATTACTATGAAACTCGcttctttattattgttgtttttaccaTTCAGTTGCTTCtcttaaatatatatatatatatataattaaaagaaatatgCGCTGCGTCTCATCTTTTCAATAcgtttttccctcttttttttcccctcttcctctactctcattttcctccttcataGTTTTAATTGTTTCATAGTTTTAAAAGGTGTAGTTTAAGGAAAAGATGTGCACATGTAACAAATGTTAGCGCTTCtggtgtctttttttttttaaattgccatcatcactattattgttatagTCATTATTAATCCTATTATTGCTTACatattcccccccccccccacaaacacacacacacactttttctgctacattctttttttttaaaaaaattcgaGGGTGCGGTTGTACGTGCcactggaggaggaggaaaaacaaaaaaagaatgtagcagaaaaagtgtgtgtgtgtgtttgtggaaaagaaaggatacTGATgagtgcaagaaaaaaaagagagagttGGTTAAGTGTATTAAATTTTAATTAGTTTTGTTAATGATCGTGACtgcctttattttcttctttttctttcttacacCTAATTTAATGGTGAGTTGtgctttactcttttttttttttgtgaatttaTTCTTACCATTTAATGTTTATATGGCATCAGCATTTTATGTGCCTTCAACATAAAAAATGTGATTTTACTCGCTTTATTGTTATCCATTACACCTTTCCCTCACTTTCTCCAAtactttattttaaaaatttttgacaaataatatatattttaaaattttttctaGTCATTGACAACAGGTTAGCAACaagatttcaaaaaaaaaagaaaagaaaaagaagttaaagATAAATTAACATGAGTAGTGGTCTCGCTGACTTTGACGGAGATGATGTGCGGGCGCCAGTTGTGGCTGCGCAACCGCATATTGGTGTTGGTCTCGGAACCCACAGTGCCGTTGCTCTCGGCGGTTTCCAAGATTTTTGTCTCAAAAGTGAACTCGCCAACGCCATTCGAGAAAACGGCTTCGAACATCCCAGTGAAGTGCAGCATCAGGCCCTTCCACAAGCCATGCTCGGTGCAGATATCCTTGCACAGGCAAAGTCTGGTATGGGTAAAACAgccgtgtttgtgtttgctttATTGGAGCAAGTGGAAAAACCAACGGATGGGCAGCGGCCCTTCTGTCAAGCCATCGTCATTGCCCATGCACGCGAGTTGGCATATCAAATTGAGCAGGAGTTCAAGCGTTTCAACAAATACTTGCCGCATTGTACCACTGGTGTCTTCTTTGGGGGCGTCCCTGAAGACGAGAACATAAAACAACTCAAGAAGGAGGTTCCCGCAATAGTGGTGGCCACACCAGGTCGAATTTGTTCCCTCATTGAGCGAAAAGCTCTCGACGTGTCGCGTGTTAAGTggtttgttgttgatgaatTCGATCGCTGCCTAGAGGATGTGAAAATGCGTCGCGATGTGCAGACGGCATTCCTTAAGACACCGAAGGAAAAACAGGTGATGATGTTCTCAGCCACCATGACGGAGGAGCTGCGGAATGTGGCGAAGAAATTTATGTCGAACCCCACTGAAATCTACGTTGACCAGCGTTCCAAGCTTACACTTCACGGGTTGGCGCAATATTACATCAATGTGACGGAGGCACAGAAACTTCGTAAGTTGTGCGACATCCTCGACGCTGTTGAGTTCAATCAAGTCATTATATTCACTTCCACTGTTGAGCGCTGTGAGGCTCTCAGCCGTCAGCTGCAGGCTCTTAAGTTTCCCTCCAAGGCGATTCACTCTCGCATGGAGCAGGCGGAGCGGTTGGTTGTGTATGAGAGCTGCAAAACAAACCAAGCTCGTATCATCGTCGCCACAGACATCTTTGGCCGTGGTGTGGATATTGACCGTATTAATCTTGTTGTACAGTTTGATATGGCGTCTGATGCTGACTCGTACCTTCATCGTGTTGGTCGTGCTGGTCGCTTTGGTACGAAGGGACTTACGGTGGCATTCCTcactgaagaggaaaaggaaattaagcGTGAGAACCGTAAATATACTGACCAGGGTATCATGAAGGAAGTGCAGGAGCGATTTGAGATGCAGGTCCAGGAACTTACTGACATCGCCACACAACTGAACCAGAGCCAGTATATGAACCAATAGAAAGGCGTAGTGAGTGATGGTAGCGTAAATTGGATTTACTGGTTTGGGTAGTGTGGTGAATTAAACGTGTGGAGAAAATGCGGGATGCGGGTGTTGCGAGGGACGGCATTATGAAAGGAAAATCAAGGAGAGACCAAATGAACAAAGGTGGTGAAAGTATAGTCACGCTCTGTGGAGGTGAAACTCTACTAATGATGCCgtgttgaggaggaggagggaagtggGGAATCATGTGCGCACACGTGTCTTTGCACTCCGTGCCCCGAAATAGACAAGACAACATGGGACAGCGGTAGTGCGGTGCGTTTCTTCCTCGTTTCACATGGTGGTGCAGAattttgtacttttttttttttttcaaatatgCTGTCTCGGTCCAcacatttgttgttttcccctcccttctctccccctctcaGCTCTTCTAACAGTTTGTGACGCTTCCACTTGTGGAGTCCGATCGCCGTATTTTCTGTTTGCTTGACCGTATTGTTTGGAATCCACTGCGTGGGGAGTTTTTCTTTGCGCGGAAATCCAACCAGTTGCGGTTCCCTCCTCTGCTTGTGTGGAGCGCAGGAAATGTGTGGGGGGGAAAGGTGAAATTGTGAGGATATAAACGTCGGCAAGACACGTAGCGGCCATCATCTGATGTAAAATGGTTGGCGTGTGTTGTGTGATTTCCCACTCGCCCACCAACACATGGGAAAAGAGTGAGTGGATGAATAAATGGAATTTTTCGCAAACTACAAAAAGGTGACGAGAGACGGATATATGAAGCAGGAGGGGATAAAAGGGTTTGTAGAGAGAAATTCACTTCACTTTCGGTGACCTCAGTGACGAGAAAGGGAGTAAAAAGGCATTAGATAGACTGCGCCGCTGACCTTTACACACACCCTTGCTCATGTTCTTCTCACATTCTCTGTCCtgccctttttgttgttgttgttgttgttgttgttgctgctgcttcctttCGCCTGTTGCTCTTATCCAATCGGTGCGCACCAACATTAACGGATATGAGGCGAGTTGCAACATGCCCTAACGgtcgtgtgtgtgcatagatatgcatgtatatatatatatatacacatttatacatatacgtatataaaCACAACGAAGGAAGGGCTTCAGCTTCAATTTAATCCTTTTTGTGGGGTTGAGGAGTACCGGCCTTTCAATAAAACATGAAGGAATGTACCGAAAAGGCAAAACGGAATACAAAACGGTAACTCGGAGCTGAGAGGGACGGAGGAAAGATATAAAACACCTAACTCAGAAAGGAAACTAAACGCCAACAATGAAACGAAGCAAGGACAAGTGaacgaaaggagaaaagaaaaagggagctgaactaaaataaaaaagaaagtgataataataataaggcaTTAATAAAAAATGTGAGGGAGTAAATGCTACCTATTGTAGCATCTTGGTGAATGAATCTATGAAGGGAATGAAatgagaaagggggaagaaaagaaaaaaaaggtgaagggtAATAGCTTGCATGTGCTGTTTGTGATTTAAACGTTTGCGGGGGataggagaggaaaaagaagagctaGGGACTGTTGGAGTATACGGAAGAAAATACATTCAGCGGGGTGCGGGGGAAGAAATAAGACACATTTGATAAAAGCAGTAGCGCACGTTTATGGGTTTGCATATGTGTTATATGGAGGCAAGAAGTCTTGGCGAAGAAGCATACGTTTACTCATTAGAACGAAAACTGCTTtgatgtttcttcttcttttttcctatttCCTCACATTCCCACCCAGGTCCTTAAGCATCACGGCATGTATCACCACGTGTCCTTCAACTCGTTTAAATCCTGAGGGATTACTGCAGCGAGGAGCGGAAGAACTGCGGAATGCACGCAACCGGTgaaagtaaataaagaaaaggggcaaAGGGGCAAAATATATGTGAACTTCGACGTAGCTTGTGACCCCATTACAGGACCTACGTATGTATGTCGCCATACTGGTTACTTAAAtgaggctttttttttttgagtcgTTcatgctttatttttattcattcCATTTTCGCGcccttgttattgttattgttaacTTCCCACTGGTGCTCTCCTCCCGTCGTACGCCAGATTTCTCTCCATCATTTATGCTTTGGTTTTGGCATCCCTCGCCTCATTtcatcccccttttctttccttccttccacttaaataaataaatataaatatatatatatatatgtttaggTTAGAGGTTTTGTTTGGTGCTAATGATCAGCATTTTAACAAGTAATTCCGTGGCAGGAACTAGAGAAcataggaaaaaaaggaaagaaaaataatgaagTGGTGTGGGTGTGGAACCGCTCtgttcccccctctttttgtttttttattttactcctcctcttcccaaTGCCGGCTGAAGTTTGTGGGAATTTGCGCAacggaaggaggaggatgaggaagaatGACATATAAGCAGAGGAACTGAAGGGGATGACGTGGGAGGCCGTCACGCCTTGAAGGGATTGGAAGTACCGCCCCTTTTATTATTGGAATTATCTGCACAACAaagaggatttttttttaaattgtttccctctcttttttcttgaagTTCACTCGGAGGGAAGGAGAGttagtgaaaaaaaaggtaatgaaaataataataatataaaatataaCCTTGAGGACAGGTGAGAGAGATGGCTTCTCCCTCCCCACACTACtgccatatatatatatatatatttttttttttgcatttttcgtgcatttttcttttttttctcagttatcttatctttttttttaatatttggTTCTCATTTTTATATAAATACGTTAGGATTTGTTACAGTCCGTTTCGAATTGTTCACGAACATCTGTTAGTTTGCAGGGGGCACACTCGGGCGCCATGAACGTTTACGGCAAGGACCAGCGAATTCATAATGGCTCCCGCACCAAAGCGGAAAGTTGGGTAATGCATTCCTTCACCGCCATTACGGGTTTGCAAGCGTCTTGCATTgcagtttgtttgtttcgtaTGCGAGGTAGGTTGGATAATGTACTGCAAAACAGTTACTTCATTACTTCTCCATTGCAACTTAACCCGGTGTATCACTCGCAATCGTGTGCCCTGGAGGTAAATGAAGACATCGCAATGTTTCGTAATGTTACATACACCATCACAGGCGAGAATGTGGAGTACTTTTTCTCGAGAGGTGCCTTTAATACTCGGATACTGTTTTTCCTCGTTGCGATGACTACCTTCATTGCGCTTGTTAATCACACGCTGTTGTGGTTGGATATTTCTAAGATCCGCTACCATTTTGTCGTGATACGAAAGGATCCATTGGCGGTGTTCCAAGTATCGGCTGCAGTTGCTGGAATTTTTCAGAATTACATAGTAAGTCGGgaacataaatatatgaacGACTACTTGAACACGTGTAACGCCCCAGATCGCCCGTCCTTGCATTCCGTCACGCCGTTTATTGAGCTTTACCTGCTATTTGGAGGAACACTTGTCACTTTTTTAATAAATTTCCTAATTGCCGTTATTCTGCGATGCCAGAAAAATCCTAAGGAGGAGCTTATTCGGGAGAATGAACTGATGCAAATGGAGAAAAGTATGACTGGAGAGCTCCCATTTTCTGGGGATCAGTTAATGCTGTCGCAGCGTTCGCGGGGTGACGCAAATGTGAGTAACTCATCCATTCCTAATCAACGGCTGGCCCACAGCAGAGGTCCTtcagagggaaaagaattcCGACATGTTGACCCACTCGCATCACCCACCTCCCAATTATCATTTGCCCGTCGTGACTCGGTACCAGCGAGTCGCGTATCAGTTGCGCGGGAGGGTCGACTTTCACGAGGTGAAAGTGCGAGACGGGCTCTTCCTTCTCAAGCGTCTGCATGGCCTCCGGTTAGTGGTAGAAGGAGTTTTACCGGACCCGTGTCAGCACCAGCATTTGATGATATTATTGGAGACTCGACGCATAGATAGCGAATATAGAAATGTTGAACGTGTGAATTAACTTCTCACACACCCCTTCCTTACCCCACCATTTTGCATGTTAAACCCTACATGTGTGGTCGTCCCCCTACtctccacccccccccccatgcGTTCCCGCATGTCTTTTGTGGTGCATTTTTCTGCCATCTTTTATCAATTCCAAGAAATCCATTGTCCGATATATGTTGAAACATCaatcttttattattattattatgctGATGATTCGGTGGGGTGGGGGACAGTTGTTGCCACTGTCATTGTTTTAACTACGGGCACTTTTCatactcttttctttttcgtttgtttaatTGTTTGCTCGTTTGTTTCGGGGGTGGGAGAGGTTAGGACTTAtaatacaaaaagaaagcaggaAGCTGTGGGAAATCGAGAAGGACgtccgaaagaaaaaaaggggggttGTAGTCATGTTGTCACGAGGCGCAAATGTTCGATGGGAAAGCATGATATTATCGTTTATTGAGTTTTACCTGCACATCCCTATacttgtgtgcatgtgttttaTTACCTGTTGCCTTTACCTTTCCTACCagtgttcttttctttagtgATGTACtgtattgttattattatcattatttataATAGAGGCGTGatcttttgtgtgtttgctcTTCCTCCGCCCCGGCTGTTTTGTAAGGGGCGACGcttttcatcattttttttttgcaaatgATTTCGTGTCGTGTAAGGAAAAAGTATCACTTCCGCAAACCAGTCGAGCAGGTGGTCTGGAGCACATGGCGACAAGTAGTAATTATTCGAtgcaaatgtttttttttcttgtggcTTTGTGCGCTGGAAAGCGGTTGTTTCCTCTTCCGCAAACACTGTTATGTGtacttatatataaataaatacatatttatgtgttgcgctttgttttgtctatatatgtatgtgtgcgcgTATGccacgtaaaaaaaaaaaatagggataAGAGCAAATGACGAGCAAGCAGGAGAACTATGCGCGCACGCCCACCGTCGATCTGACGGTGCAGCACGAAAAGGCCTATCAGCGCCAGACGGCCGTCAATGAAAACATTCGCACGGCCTCCAAGAAGCACGTGAACCGCAGTGGGCACATTCGTTACTCCAAGAAGATCGGTCTCGGTTTCGCCACGCCCAAAGCTGCCATCAACGGAAAGTACATTGACCGCAAATGTCCCTTCACAAGCAATGTGTCCATTCGTGGCCGTATCCTCCGTGGCGTAGTGCACTCCACAAAGATGCGCCGTTCCATTGTCATCCGCCGTAACTACCTGCACTTCATCCGTAAGTACCAGCGTTACCAGAAGCGCCACCGCAATATTACCGTCCACTGCAGTCCCTGCTTCGACCCGAAGCCTGGTGATGAGGTGGTGGTTGGACAGTGCCGCCCGTTGAGCAAAACAATCCGCTACAATGTGCTGCAGGTCGTCTCCAAGTCCGCCGCCGATAAAATGGGGAAGAAATTCTCCAAGAATTAGGTGCTGGTGCTCTTTTGTGTGTTAGGGGAGTGAGTGATGGGGCGTAAACTGGCATCCCACACTGGCATTTCTCTCtacctttttcctcttttcttcttctttagtcacactcctttcctttccatgtTGGTATGgattatgtttgaatttttttttggggaggggggaaacggTGATGGAGGAGACAAGACGGGTGAGAGGGAAGGGGGACGAGCTGGCGGTGTCATTgactctttttccctttgttttctttttcctcattacttttactttcttcgtAAATGGAGTTAATAGAATTTTAcctcattattactatcccttttttttttgtgat
The genomic region above belongs to Trypanosoma brucei brucei TREU927 chromosome 10, whole genome shotgun sequence and contains:
- a CDS encoding 40S ribosomal protein S11 (similar to GB:CAB95532.1: 40S ribosomal protein S11, probable {Trypanosoma brucei}; similar to 40S ribosomal protein S11. (Swiss-Prot:P42756) (Dunaliella tertiolecta)), which gives rise to MTSKQENYARTPTVDLTVQHEKAYQRQTAVNENIRTASKKHVNRSGHIRYSKKIGLGFATPKAAINGKYIDRKCPFTSNVSIRGRILRGVVHSTKMRRSIVIRRNYLHFIRKYQRYQKRHRNITVHCSPCFDPKPGDEVVVGQCRPLSKTIRYNVLQVVSKSAADKMGKKFSKN
- a CDS encoding ATP-dependent DEAD/H RNA helicase, putative translates to MSSGLADFDGDDVRAPVVAAQPHIGVGLGTHSAVALGGFQDFCLKSELANAIRENGFEHPSEVQHQALPQAMLGADILAQAKSGMGKTAVFVFALLEQVEKPTDGQRPFCQAIVIAHARELAYQIEQEFKRFNKYLPHCTTGVFFGGVPEDENIKQLKKEVPAIVVATPGRICSLIERKALDVSRVKWFVVDEFDRCLEDVKMRRDVQTAFLKTPKEKQVMMFSATMTEELRNVAKKFMSNPTEIYVDQRSKLTLHGLAQYYINVTEAQKLRKLCDILDAVEFNQVIIFTSTVERCEALSRQLQALKFPSKAIHSRMEQAERLVVYESCKTNQARIIVATDIFGRGVDIDRINLVVQFDMASDADSYLHRVGRAGRFGTKGLTVAFLTEEEKEIKRENRKYTDQGIMKEVQERFEMQVQELTDIATQLNQSQYMNQ